A genome region from Streptomyces antimycoticus includes the following:
- a CDS encoding serine/threonine-protein kinase, whose translation MSRSDHGRPAIPPVDAGGQPGWPISPPPHSPLGHADPPQAGPYRLEAILGAGGMGRVYLGRTPAGSAVAVKVVHREYAGDATFRKRFEQEVAAARRVQGLYTVPVVDADLRADEPWLATAYVPGPSLQHAVADSGPLAADAALGLIARVAEALQSIHAADVIHRDLKPSNIILTAEGPKVIDFGIARAADVTTVTATGMRTGTPAYMAPEYIRGQNVTEAGDVFALGVVAHFAATGRLAFGGGTDHGVVYRILEQAPDLDGCPEPLRAIAARCLEKDPERRPTPAEVIEQCRQASTAGIADAHPRTVVSPSGPERVTPGPLGAPGSPGAPGLPDAETRTSRSPRGSGPAAPVPPPSALAAHDPARGAAPGGPATPPSADTSPNPPVPDPLTTPAPGLPVLLSGVGILVLAVVLIAFYLPGSSPDRGPSYPYRSFEPTAAIGPTGQSRDTEGMAFSPDGKMLATNSDDGKVRLWNVADRKPRATFIQRDRVGNDGFGGRSVTFSPDGKLLAATNMTGWLTMWDVAERRQVRFLGTTVDGGERVAFSPDGKLFATGSQTGSVNLFDTGSRKDEILAYYDQEANVTGVAFSPDGRTLASASDDSDSNLTPKHSVRLWDVAHRDPEPYGQDDPRLTISPAQGVLSLAFSPDGKTIATGSYDDKVRLWDAKTGRQRATLGDSYQARVDHLAFSPDGKTLAAPAGRGLLLWNVATRKPRAILLTGAQGPESTVRDVAFSRDGRLIAGNDAKHHKVYLWKNPKESVR comes from the coding sequence ATGTCCCGATCGGACCATGGCCGACCGGCGATACCGCCTGTTGATGCGGGGGGACAACCGGGGTGGCCGATATCTCCGCCACCGCATAGCCCACTTGGGCATGCGGATCCTCCCCAGGCCGGCCCGTACCGGCTGGAGGCGATTCTGGGCGCGGGCGGGATGGGCCGCGTCTACCTGGGGCGGACACCGGCCGGCAGCGCGGTGGCGGTCAAGGTCGTACACCGCGAATACGCGGGCGACGCGACGTTCCGCAAGCGCTTCGAGCAGGAGGTGGCGGCGGCCCGGCGGGTCCAGGGGCTGTACACCGTGCCGGTCGTGGACGCGGATCTGCGGGCCGATGAGCCCTGGCTGGCCACGGCCTACGTGCCCGGGCCGTCCCTGCAGCACGCGGTCGCCGACAGCGGGCCGTTGGCGGCCGACGCGGCGCTGGGGCTGATCGCCAGGGTGGCGGAAGCCCTGCAGTCCATCCACGCCGCCGATGTGATCCACCGTGACCTGAAACCCTCCAACATCATCCTCACCGCCGAGGGCCCCAAGGTCATCGACTTCGGTATCGCCCGGGCCGCGGACGTCACCACGGTGACCGCTACCGGAATGCGCACCGGAACGCCCGCCTACATGGCGCCCGAATACATCAGGGGGCAGAACGTCACCGAGGCCGGTGATGTGTTCGCCCTCGGAGTCGTCGCCCACTTCGCCGCCACCGGACGGCTCGCCTTCGGCGGCGGCACCGACCACGGCGTGGTCTACCGCATCCTGGAACAGGCCCCCGACCTCGACGGCTGCCCCGAGCCCCTCCGGGCCATCGCCGCGCGATGCCTGGAGAAGGACCCGGAGCGGCGGCCGACCCCCGCCGAGGTCATCGAGCAGTGCCGCCAGGCCTCCACGGCGGGGATCGCCGACGCCCACCCACGCACCGTGGTGTCCCCGTCAGGGCCCGAGCGCGTGACACCCGGCCCGCTGGGCGCCCCTGGTTCGCCGGGCGCCCCCGGCTTGCCCGACGCCGAGACACGCACATCACGGTCGCCGCGCGGGTCCGGGCCCGCCGCCCCCGTACCGCCGCCGTCCGCTCTGGCCGCGCACGACCCGGCACGGGGCGCCGCCCCCGGCGGTCCCGCGACCCCACCGAGTGCGGACACCTCGCCGAACCCGCCGGTCCCGGACCCGCTCACCACGCCCGCGCCGGGGCTGCCCGTGCTGCTCAGCGGAGTCGGGATCCTCGTCCTCGCCGTCGTCCTGATCGCCTTCTACCTCCCCGGCTCTTCCCCCGACCGCGGCCCCAGCTACCCCTATCGCTCGTTCGAGCCGACGGCCGCTATCGGCCCCACCGGGCAGTCCAGGGACACCGAAGGCATGGCGTTCAGCCCGGATGGCAAGATGCTCGCCACGAACAGCGACGATGGCAAGGTGCGACTGTGGAATGTCGCCGACCGCAAGCCACGCGCCACCTTCATCCAACGCGACAGGGTCGGGAATGACGGGTTCGGGGGCCGCAGTGTGACGTTCAGCCCCGACGGCAAGCTTCTCGCGGCCACCAATATGACCGGTTGGCTGACCATGTGGGACGTGGCCGAGCGCCGGCAGGTTCGCTTCCTCGGCACCACGGTGGATGGCGGCGAAAGGGTGGCCTTCAGCCCGGATGGCAAGCTGTTCGCCACCGGCAGTCAGACCGGCTCGGTGAACCTGTTCGACACAGGCAGCCGCAAGGACGAGATACTCGCCTACTACGACCAGGAGGCCAACGTCACGGGCGTGGCCTTCAGCCCGGACGGCCGGACGCTGGCCTCCGCGAGCGACGACTCCGACAGCAACCTCACCCCGAAACACTCGGTGCGGCTGTGGGACGTGGCACACCGCGATCCGGAACCCTACGGCCAGGACGATCCACGGCTCACCATCTCCCCCGCGCAAGGAGTCCTGAGCCTGGCGTTCAGTCCGGACGGCAAGACCATCGCCACCGGCAGCTACGACGACAAGGTGCGGCTGTGGGATGCGAAGACCGGCCGTCAGCGCGCCACCCTCGGCGACTCCTACCAGGCGAGGGTCGACCACCTGGCGTTCAGTCCGGACGGCAAGACGCTCGCCGCCCCCGCCGGACGAGGACTGTTGCTGTGGAACGTGGCCACCCGCAAACCACGCGCCATCCTGTTGACCGGGGCGCAGGGGCCGGAGAGCACGGTCCGGGACGTGGCCTTCAGCCGGGACGGCCGCCTCATCGCGGGCAACGACGCCAAGCACCACAAGGTGTACCTGTGGAAGAACCCTAAAGAGAGCGTGCGGTGA
- a CDS encoding alpha/beta fold hydrolase, translating into MTTTRHFTVHHDGVTIPVSRGGRGRPLVLCPGLNSTQADLHELTGLLRHDHDVVTFDLRGHGLASAADGYSFDAFLSDLFAVLADLERLDLPSPPVLVGYSLGADLAVHYAAERPDAVAGLVLIDGANPLPEPFITDADLAQFRAMAEDPATRREIEQAMGTARQVLLTARHVLDLQLEMDVVRSAILDRYRKIDCPIHMIMSTSIAGDSTEGRAPRHNRLWRAGIDRLVRERPHISTSWLDADHRLALTHAPDIAEIVRSAHPRPTG; encoded by the coding sequence ATGACGACGACGCGCCACTTCACGGTCCACCACGACGGCGTCACCATCCCGGTGTCCCGCGGCGGCCGCGGACGACCGCTGGTCCTGTGCCCCGGCCTCAACTCCACCCAGGCCGATCTGCATGAGCTGACCGGGCTGCTTCGACACGACCACGATGTGGTGACCTTCGACCTCAGGGGACATGGCCTCGCCTCGGCCGCCGACGGGTATTCCTTCGACGCTTTCCTGAGCGATCTCTTCGCCGTGCTGGCGGACCTGGAACGCCTCGACCTGCCCTCGCCGCCCGTGCTCGTCGGCTACTCGCTGGGCGCGGACCTGGCCGTGCACTATGCCGCCGAGCGTCCTGACGCCGTCGCCGGGCTCGTCCTCATCGACGGGGCGAACCCGCTGCCCGAACCGTTCATCACCGACGCCGACTTGGCGCAGTTCCGCGCCATGGCGGAGGATCCGGCGACGCGGCGGGAGATCGAGCAGGCCATGGGCACCGCGCGGCAGGTGCTGCTCACCGCCCGGCACGTCCTCGACCTGCAGCTCGAGATGGATGTGGTGCGGTCCGCAATCCTCGACCGGTACCGGAAGATCGACTGCCCCATCCACATGATCATGTCGACGTCGATCGCCGGCGACAGCACCGAAGGGCGTGCGCCGCGGCACAACCGGCTCTGGCGTGCCGGTATCGACCGCCTCGTCCGCGAACGGCCGCACATCTCCACGTCCTGGCTCGACGCGGACCACCGCCTGGCCCTCACCCACGCCCCCGACATCGCGGAGATCGTCCGAAGCGCACACCCCCGGCCCACGGGCTGA
- a CDS encoding MerR family transcriptional regulator, with translation MLTIGELASYAGVTVRAVRHYHAKGLLPEPERDHSGYRRYGADAVVELIRIRTLAEAGVPLARVRDLLRADGEEFAAAVADIDKRLRAEIRERQRHRERIARLASGDSLALPPEVVGFLDRLRALGVDERIVQVERDGWIPLAEHAPERVPEWMARKREQIADPRFIAFYLTLGQALDRTDDDPRLVELADQLAAYLTQMAEERGEDYIDDADIEPPLAKVMDTLAFDTMPSARRLIELLKQRGWTGWTKLERVAAPRDRGRAASGPPRISGGGPGRR, from the coding sequence ATGCTGACCATCGGCGAGCTGGCGTCGTACGCCGGAGTGACGGTGCGCGCGGTGCGGCACTATCACGCCAAGGGGCTGCTGCCGGAGCCGGAGCGGGACCACTCCGGCTATCGGCGGTACGGCGCCGACGCCGTCGTCGAGCTGATCAGGATCCGGACCCTCGCCGAGGCCGGGGTCCCGCTGGCGCGCGTACGGGACCTGCTACGGGCCGACGGGGAGGAGTTCGCCGCGGCGGTCGCGGACATCGACAAGCGGCTGCGGGCCGAAATCCGGGAGCGGCAGCGGCACCGCGAGCGCATCGCCCGCCTCGCCTCCGGGGACAGTCTGGCGCTGCCCCCGGAGGTGGTCGGGTTCCTCGACCGACTGCGGGCGCTCGGGGTCGACGAGCGGATCGTCCAGGTCGAACGCGACGGCTGGATCCCGCTGGCCGAGCACGCACCCGAGAGGGTCCCGGAGTGGATGGCACGCAAGCGGGAGCAGATCGCCGACCCCCGTTTCATCGCCTTCTATCTCACCCTGGGCCAGGCACTCGACCGCACCGACGACGATCCACGGCTGGTCGAACTGGCCGACCAACTGGCCGCCTACCTCACGCAGATGGCCGAGGAGCGGGGCGAGGACTACATCGACGATGCCGACATCGAGCCACCGCTCGCCAAGGTGATGGACACCCTCGCCTTCGACACCATGCCGTCGGCCCGCCGGCTGATCGAGTTGCTGAAGCAGCGGGGCTGGACCGGCTGGACCAAGCTCGAGCGGGTGGCCGCGCCACGCGACCGCGGTCGGGCAGCAAGCGGCCCGCCACGAATATCCGGTGGCGGGCCCGGCCGCCGGTGA
- a CDS encoding GNAT family N-acetyltransferase, with the protein MHVFLETERLVLRPFTEADADHLFALDSDPDVMRFLNGGKPTSRERVHAQILPRLLHDHPCFGTRGYWAAEEKATGTFLGWFEFRPLDDHSPAVVELGYRLNKAAWGRGYAAEGARALIHKGFTDLGVERVTADTMAVNTRSRRVMEKAGLSFLRNFTGDWPEAIEGSEHGEVEYELTRAAWEQRR; encoded by the coding sequence ATGCATGTGTTCCTGGAGACCGAACGGCTCGTGCTGCGCCCGTTCACCGAGGCCGACGCCGACCACCTCTTCGCGCTGGACAGCGACCCCGACGTCATGCGCTTCCTCAACGGCGGCAAGCCGACGAGCCGCGAGAGGGTCCACGCCCAGATCCTGCCACGCCTTCTCCACGACCACCCGTGCTTCGGCACCCGCGGCTACTGGGCCGCCGAGGAGAAGGCCACCGGAACCTTCCTGGGCTGGTTCGAGTTCCGCCCCCTGGACGACCACAGCCCCGCCGTGGTGGAACTCGGCTACCGGCTGAACAAGGCCGCCTGGGGCAGGGGTTACGCCGCGGAAGGAGCGCGGGCCCTGATCCACAAGGGCTTCACGGACCTCGGGGTGGAGCGGGTCACCGCGGACACCATGGCGGTGAACACCCGCTCGCGGCGGGTGATGGAGAAGGCGGGCCTGTCGTTCCTCCGGAACTTCACCGGGGACTGGCCGGAGGCGATCGAAGGCTCCGAGCACGGCGAAGTCGAGTACGAACTCACGCGGGCCGCCTGGGAGCAACGCCGATAG
- a CDS encoding helix-turn-helix transcriptional regulator, protein MPTTPGTGLGAMIRTWRDRLPPSAAGLPVARGRRAAGLRREELADLAGVSVDYIVRLEQGRATTPSVSVVASLARALQLSTAERDHLYRLAQLAPPEDGAICDHLPPGVQRVLARLGDVAVAVFAADWQLVWWNHGWAALLGDPSASPPRLRNFARDRFPVDAGPAHLARWPVTEADRAATDAAVVSDLRRATGRFPQDSRLAALIRELNAGNRRFAELWTTGEVAAHREDHKTIDHPSVGPFTVDCDTLTDGDSELKIVIMTAMPGSEDETKLRLTTIAGPPATTHG, encoded by the coding sequence ATGCCGACGACCCCCGGAACCGGACTGGGCGCGATGATCCGCACCTGGCGGGACCGGCTGCCGCCGTCGGCCGCCGGACTGCCGGTGGCCCGCGGGCGCCGGGCGGCCGGGCTGCGGCGCGAGGAGCTGGCCGATCTGGCCGGGGTGTCGGTCGACTACATCGTGCGCCTGGAGCAGGGGCGGGCCACGACACCCTCGGTGTCGGTGGTGGCGTCCTTGGCGCGCGCCCTGCAGTTGTCCACCGCCGAGCGGGATCACCTGTACCGGCTGGCCCAGCTCGCCCCGCCGGAGGACGGCGCGATCTGCGACCATCTTCCGCCCGGTGTGCAGCGGGTGCTCGCCCGGCTCGGGGACGTGGCGGTTGCCGTGTTCGCGGCGGACTGGCAACTGGTGTGGTGGAACCATGGGTGGGCCGCCCTTCTGGGCGACCCTTCCGCCTCGCCGCCGCGGCTGCGCAACTTCGCGCGCGACAGGTTCCCGGTGGACGCCGGTCCCGCCCACCTCGCACGGTGGCCGGTGACCGAGGCGGACCGCGCCGCCACCGACGCCGCCGTCGTCTCCGACCTGCGCCGCGCCACCGGCCGCTTTCCCCAGGACAGCCGCTTGGCCGCGCTGATCCGCGAGCTGAACGCGGGCAACCGGAGGTTCGCCGAGCTGTGGACGACCGGAGAGGTGGCCGCGCACCGCGAGGACCACAAGACGATCGACCACCCGTCGGTGGGCCCGTTCACGGTGGACTGCGACACCCTGACCGACGGCGACTCCGAACTCAAGATCGTCATCATGACCGCCATGCCCGGCAGCGAGGACGAGACCAAGCTCCGGCTCACCACCATCGCCGGCCCACCGGCCACCACGCACGGCTGA
- a CDS encoding SDR family NAD(P)-dependent oxidoreductase — translation MTITFITGANKGLGRETARRLIECGHTVLVGARDRERGEEAAAALGARHVPIDVTDDASVAAAAANVAAHEGRIDVLINNAGVHGPAGDPGDLTAADARAVLDVNVIGVIRTTTAFLPLLRRSDDPVIVNVSSGMGSLALTHDPARAESRVVVPLYTASKAALTMLTTQYAKGLEGIRVNAADPGYTATDLNGHSGPQTVTEGTDAIVALATEERGAGTGRFVSRDGEMSWS, via the coding sequence ATGACGATCACCTTCATCACCGGAGCCAACAAGGGGCTCGGCCGTGAGACCGCCCGCCGCCTGATCGAGTGCGGCCACACCGTGCTCGTCGGAGCCCGCGACCGGGAGCGGGGCGAGGAGGCCGCCGCCGCGCTCGGCGCACGCCACGTCCCCATCGACGTGACCGACGACGCGTCCGTGGCCGCCGCGGCCGCGAACGTCGCCGCACACGAGGGAAGGATCGACGTCCTGATCAACAACGCCGGTGTCCACGGCCCCGCCGGCGACCCCGGCGACCTCACCGCCGCCGACGCCCGCGCCGTCCTCGACGTGAATGTCATCGGCGTCATCCGCACCACCACCGCGTTCCTGCCGTTGCTGCGCCGCTCGGACGACCCTGTGATCGTCAACGTCAGCAGCGGCATGGGCTCCCTCGCTCTTACCCACGACCCCGCCCGGGCCGAGTCGCGCGTCGTCGTGCCGCTTTACACCGCTTCCAAGGCGGCGCTGACGATGTTGACCACGCAGTACGCCAAGGGGCTCGAGGGCATCCGCGTCAACGCCGCCGACCCCGGATACACCGCGACCGATCTCAACGGGCACAGCGGCCCCCAAACCGTCACCGAGGGCACGGACGCGATCGTCGCCCTCGCCACCGAGGAGCGAGGCGCCGGCACCGGACGCTTCGTCTCCCGCGATGGCGAGATGTCCTGGTCCTGA
- a CDS encoding amidohydrolase, which translates to MGFDLARRRLLSAVGAAGVAGALGLGASDAFAASGRPSSGSRGSSGSRRSAATIIHGGRVLTGLPYVPQQEAIAVGRDGKILAVGPASLVRRLAGRDTDFVDARGGTVMAGIIDAHAHCLEAGSRTLNPSLGNETFTVAALQAKLTEFLNASKDQEPDGWLVVEDWNPVGLPAGTETHHRILDALPTRRPIALRGSDAHNTWVNQRALELAKITSSTADPAGGRIVHDSAGAPSGLLKDTAQDIVEGVIPPPDRDTLLAAEAKALRQAASSGITTYMDAATRTEGLGTYADLADSDRLLQRVIPALRLDLDLIRDPKAALAYVDEQRAKYAEVPGLCFGTAKVFLDGVIENPAQSAALLEPYLDGHGRPTDNRGDLYVTSTEYGRLAAVLDRAGWQLHAHAIGDRAVRTALDGYEAAIRANGRRGNRHTIAHLQLVHPDDYRRFAPLGVVACMQLQWAMRDVWTVDALLPYIGPDRHRLMYPARSLERHGAALAGGSDWPVDPLDSFNQIRTAIDRKGDDGALYPEREGISRATSLRMHTAGSAHQLRIDRETGVLTPGRAADVIVLDRDVTRVPVKDITGTKVRLTLAGGRRVWDADQPGAPASATSFAARPASLASVHDRHAACGCQG; encoded by the coding sequence ATGGGCTTTGACCTGGCGCGCCGTCGTCTTCTGTCGGCCGTGGGCGCAGCGGGTGTCGCGGGTGCCCTCGGCCTGGGCGCCTCCGACGCGTTCGCGGCCTCCGGCCGCCCCTCGTCCGGATCCCGCGGCTCGTCGGGATCCCGCCGTTCGGCCGCGACGATCATCCACGGTGGGCGGGTGCTGACCGGTCTGCCGTATGTGCCGCAGCAGGAGGCCATCGCCGTGGGGAGGGACGGGAAGATCCTCGCGGTCGGCCCGGCGTCCCTGGTGCGCCGGCTGGCCGGGAGGGACACCGACTTCGTCGACGCCCGCGGTGGCACCGTCATGGCGGGGATCATCGATGCGCATGCGCACTGCCTGGAGGCCGGGTCGCGCACCCTCAACCCGTCCCTGGGCAATGAGACGTTCACCGTCGCCGCACTCCAGGCGAAGCTCACCGAGTTCCTGAACGCGAGCAAGGACCAGGAGCCGGACGGATGGCTGGTGGTGGAGGACTGGAACCCGGTCGGCCTGCCCGCCGGGACCGAGACCCACCACCGCATCCTGGACGCGCTGCCGACCCGCCGGCCGATCGCGCTCAGGGGTTCGGACGCCCACAACACCTGGGTCAACCAGCGCGCCCTGGAGCTGGCGAAGATCACGTCGAGCACTGCGGACCCGGCCGGGGGCCGCATCGTCCACGACTCGGCCGGAGCGCCGTCCGGGTTGCTGAAGGACACCGCGCAGGACATCGTCGAGGGGGTGATTCCGCCGCCCGACCGGGACACGCTGCTCGCCGCCGAGGCGAAGGCGCTCCGCCAAGCGGCGTCCAGCGGCATCACCACGTACATGGACGCGGCCACCCGGACCGAAGGACTGGGCACCTACGCCGACCTGGCCGACTCGGACCGGCTGCTCCAGCGGGTCATCCCGGCGCTGCGCCTGGACCTCGACCTCATCCGCGACCCGAAGGCCGCGCTGGCCTACGTCGACGAGCAGCGCGCCAAGTACGCAGAGGTGCCGGGCCTGTGCTTCGGGACCGCGAAGGTCTTCCTCGACGGGGTGATCGAAAACCCCGCGCAGTCCGCCGCGCTGCTGGAGCCGTACCTCGACGGCCACGGCAGGCCCACCGACAACCGCGGCGACCTGTACGTCACCTCCACCGAGTACGGGCGCCTGGCGGCCGTACTGGACCGGGCCGGCTGGCAGTTGCACGCGCACGCCATCGGTGATCGCGCGGTGCGCACCGCGCTGGACGGCTACGAGGCGGCGATACGGGCCAACGGCCGCCGTGGCAACCGGCACACCATCGCCCATCTGCAGCTGGTGCACCCGGACGACTACCGGCGCTTCGCGCCGCTGGGCGTGGTGGCCTGCATGCAGTTGCAGTGGGCGATGCGCGATGTGTGGACGGTGGACGCCCTCCTGCCCTACATCGGCCCGGACCGCCACCGGCTGATGTATCCGGCGCGCAGCCTGGAGCGGCACGGCGCGGCGCTGGCCGGGGGATCGGACTGGCCGGTGGACCCGCTCGACTCCTTCAACCAGATCCGCACCGCGATCGACCGCAAGGGCGACGACGGGGCGCTGTACCCGGAGCGGGAGGGCATCAGCCGCGCCACCAGCCTGCGCATGCACACGGCGGGCTCGGCCCATCAGCTCCGTATCGACCGCGAGACCGGTGTGCTCACCCCGGGCCGGGCCGCCGATGTGATCGTGCTCGACCGGGATGTGACGCGGGTGCCGGTCAAGGACATCACCGGTACGAAGGTGCGTCTGACACTGGCGGGCGGCAGGCGCGTCTGGGACGCGGATCAGCCGGGCGCCCCGGCCTCCGCCACCTCGTTCGCGGCCCGGCCCGCCTCCCTCGCCTCCGTGCACGACCGCCATGCCGCCTGTGGCTGCCAGGGCTGA
- a CDS encoding NAD(P)-dependent oxidoreductase codes for MKIAVVGAAGMVGSRVVTEATRRGHELVAVFRKEPPAVLPPGATAVEGDANDPGHMSRLFAGTDAIVAATRPAPGHEHTAVTTTTALLAAAATARTRILVVGGAAPLRIPGHPDRLVIDSPDHVPPAFRAIAAASAAQLDACRAHPADWVYLSPPAVLEPGARTGTYRRGTTTLITGADGASHISAEDLAVAVLDELENPSEDEHFTVGY; via the coding sequence ATGAAGATCGCCGTCGTCGGAGCCGCGGGCATGGTCGGCTCGCGCGTCGTCACCGAAGCCACGCGCCGGGGCCATGAGCTCGTCGCGGTGTTCCGCAAAGAGCCGCCCGCCGTCCTGCCACCCGGGGCGACCGCCGTCGAGGGCGACGCGAACGACCCCGGCCATATGAGCCGGCTGTTCGCCGGAACCGACGCGATCGTGGCCGCGACCCGCCCCGCCCCCGGCCACGAACACACCGCCGTCACGACCACGACGGCACTGCTCGCCGCGGCCGCGACAGCCCGGACCCGCATACTCGTCGTCGGCGGCGCCGCACCCCTGCGGATCCCGGGACACCCCGACCGGCTCGTGATCGACAGTCCGGACCACGTGCCACCGGCGTTCCGCGCCATCGCCGCCGCCAGCGCCGCGCAGTTGGACGCCTGCCGAGCGCACCCGGCCGACTGGGTCTATCTCAGCCCGCCCGCCGTCCTCGAACCCGGAGCGCGCACCGGAACCTACCGACGCGGCACCACGACCCTCATCACCGGGGCCGACGGCGCGTCCCACATCTCGGCCGAGGATCTCGCCGTGGCCGTCCTCGACGAGCTCGAGAACCCGAGCGAGGACGAACACTTCACCGTCGGCTACTAG
- a CDS encoding EamA family transporter, with protein MTRHITRAVSGGAGGIRHGNLPRTALTALAPSVWGTTYVVTTELLPHGHPLFAGLLRALPAGLIALAITRTLPRGAWWGKAAALGVLNIGLFLPLLFIAAQRLPGGVAATLAASQPLVVAVLAVTVLHERLSARRLVWAVAGVVGVGLVVIGPDAALDTVGVVAGLAGAVTMALGVTLTKRWGRPADVGPTTFAGWQLTAGGLFLLPLAFLVEGSPPAIDAAAALGYLWLGLVGGLITYALWFQGITTLPVSAVAVLALLSPLVAAVLGAALLGQTLGPIQLVGFALSLAAIVAGQLPPRTRSHDSVSTPTPEGTRQ; from the coding sequence ATGACACGTCACATCACACGGGCGGTCTCCGGGGGAGCCGGCGGTATTCGCCACGGAAATCTGCCACGCACCGCCCTGACGGCGCTCGCGCCCTCGGTGTGGGGCACGACCTATGTCGTCACCACCGAGCTTCTCCCCCACGGCCACCCACTGTTCGCGGGACTCCTGCGCGCGTTGCCCGCCGGACTGATCGCGCTGGCGATCACCCGCACTCTGCCGCGCGGAGCCTGGTGGGGGAAGGCGGCGGCGCTCGGGGTGCTGAACATCGGGCTGTTCCTCCCGCTGCTGTTCATCGCGGCCCAACGCCTGCCGGGCGGCGTCGCCGCGACCCTGGCGGCATCCCAGCCGCTCGTCGTCGCCGTCCTGGCCGTCACCGTGCTCCACGAGCGGCTGTCCGCCCGCCGCCTGGTGTGGGCTGTGGCGGGCGTCGTCGGCGTCGGCCTGGTGGTGATCGGACCGGACGCGGCACTCGACACCGTCGGAGTCGTGGCGGGCCTGGCCGGCGCGGTCACGATGGCGCTCGGCGTGACGCTCACCAAGCGCTGGGGGCGCCCCGCCGACGTCGGTCCCACCACTTTCGCCGGCTGGCAACTCACCGCGGGCGGTCTGTTTCTGCTGCCCCTCGCCTTCCTTGTCGAGGGATCGCCTCCCGCGATCGACGCGGCCGCCGCCCTCGGCTACCTCTGGCTGGGGCTGGTCGGCGGTCTGATCACCTACGCCCTGTGGTTCCAGGGCATCACCACCCTGCCCGTCTCCGCCGTCGCGGTTCTCGCCCTGCTCTCGCCGCTGGTCGCCGCCGTTCTCGGCGCCGCCCTGCTCGGCCAGACACTCGGCCCGATCCAACTCGTGGGATTCGCGCTCTCACTCGCCGCGATCGTCGCGGGACAGCTTCCGCCCCGCACCCGCTCGCACGACTCCGTTTCCACCCCCACACCGGAAGGGACACGTCAATGA
- a CDS encoding LysR family transcriptional regulator: MELQQMRYVVAVAETNSFTRAAERCLVVQSALSHQVARLERELGARLFERTSRRVRLTPAGEAFLPAARQCLDAAERAAAEVAAAVGEVRGRLAVGVISTVTAVDIPSALRDFRERYPQVRISLRVAASDDLVEQVKEGAIDVAFLGLPTTARPQGVAAHELARDRLVAVVAPDHPLAGESEVDLRRLSSEVFVDLPAGTAGRAQSDLAFDAAGLGRDVAFEVTSAHFIARLVGPGLGVAMLPSAYVPHLAGVVTIEVADAPARVEYVIWSRFSRTPAATAFLAALDITATES, encoded by the coding sequence ATGGAGCTTCAGCAGATGCGGTACGTCGTCGCCGTCGCCGAGACGAACAGCTTCACCCGGGCCGCCGAACGATGTCTGGTCGTCCAGTCCGCCCTCAGCCATCAAGTCGCCCGCCTGGAAAGGGAACTCGGCGCCAGACTCTTCGAGCGCACCAGCCGCCGGGTGCGGCTGACACCGGCCGGTGAGGCGTTCCTCCCGGCCGCCCGTCAGTGTCTGGACGCCGCCGAGCGCGCGGCCGCCGAGGTGGCCGCGGCCGTCGGAGAGGTGCGGGGGCGGCTCGCCGTGGGCGTGATCTCCACCGTCACCGCGGTCGATATCCCGAGCGCGCTGCGTGACTTCCGGGAGCGCTACCCACAGGTGCGCATCAGCCTGCGGGTGGCCGCCAGCGATGACCTCGTCGAACAGGTCAAGGAAGGCGCCATCGACGTGGCGTTCCTCGGGCTGCCCACGACGGCGCGACCCCAAGGCGTCGCCGCCCACGAACTCGCGCGGGACCGGCTCGTCGCCGTGGTCGCACCGGACCATCCACTCGCCGGGGAATCGGAGGTCGACCTGCGCAGGCTCTCCTCCGAGGTGTTCGTGGACCTTCCGGCCGGGACGGCCGGACGCGCCCAGTCCGACCTGGCCTTCGACGCCGCCGGGCTCGGCCGTGATGTCGCCTTCGAAGTGACCAGCGCGCACTTCATCGCCCGACTCGTCGGGCCGGGCCTCGGCGTGGCCATGCTCCCCTCCGCCTATGTGCCCCATCTCGCCGGTGTCGTCACCATCGAGGTCGCCGACGCCCCGGCCCGCGTCGAGTACGTCATCTGGAGCCGTTTCAGCCGCACACCGGCGGCCACCGCCTTCCTCGCCGCCCTCGACATCACGGCAACGGAATCCTGA